One segment of Marvinbryantia formatexigens DSM 14469 DNA contains the following:
- a CDS encoding cation-translocating P-type ATPase produces the protein MIFHGTKEQHIGDPTETAIVLAAYNNGMPKEQLNMAYPRLAEIPFDSDRKLMTTVNRMNGKNIVIVKGAFDVLSDRCVGGNLERAGQIVESMSESALRVLAIAYKEIDRVPEKPESEELENRLQFLGLAGMIDPPRPEAKEAVAVCRKAGIRPVMITGDHIATASAIAKELGIQKEGELAITGPELDAMPEWELDEKVEKIAVYARVSPENKIRIVKAWQRKGQIVSMTGDGVNDAPALKAADIGCAMGITGTDVAKGAADMTLTDDNFATIVEAVREGRGIYANIRKVTGFLLGTNIGEVVLVFVAMLLWHKSPLMSMQLLWINLVTDSLPAIALGMEAVEPDVMNRKPRPKNESLFSHGLGIRVVLQGIMFGTLSLIAYWLGETQTASVAGGQTMAFMVLAFSQVIHAFNMRSHHSLFKTGVFTNHNLNRAVLISAALVCLVLFTPLRTAFGLVLLPGKLYLQAAGLIFVPLLVMELSKAVGLVKE, from the coding sequence GTGATATTCCACGGGACAAAGGAACAGCACATCGGGGACCCGACGGAGACCGCCATCGTACTGGCGGCTTACAACAACGGGATGCCGAAGGAGCAGCTTAATATGGCGTATCCGAGACTGGCGGAAATTCCGTTTGATTCCGACCGGAAGCTGATGACGACCGTCAACCGGATGAACGGGAAAAATATTGTGATCGTCAAGGGCGCCTTTGATGTGCTCTCTGACCGCTGCGTCGGCGGAAACCTGGAAAGAGCCGGACAGATTGTGGAGAGCATGAGTGAAAGCGCGCTGCGCGTGCTTGCGATCGCGTATAAGGAGATAGACCGGGTTCCGGAAAAACCTGAGAGCGAGGAGCTGGAAAACAGACTTCAGTTTCTGGGGCTGGCTGGCATGATAGACCCGCCAAGACCGGAGGCGAAGGAGGCTGTGGCAGTCTGCCGGAAGGCGGGCATCCGCCCGGTAATGATTACCGGCGACCATATCGCCACCGCGTCGGCAATCGCAAAGGAGCTGGGGATCCAGAAAGAAGGAGAGCTGGCGATCACCGGTCCGGAGCTGGATGCGATGCCGGAGTGGGAGCTGGATGAAAAGGTGGAGAAGATTGCCGTTTACGCCCGCGTTTCGCCGGAAAACAAAATCCGTATTGTGAAGGCGTGGCAGAGGAAGGGGCAGATTGTTTCCATGACAGGTGACGGTGTAAACGACGCGCCGGCGCTTAAAGCGGCGGACATCGGCTGCGCGATGGGCATCACTGGAACGGACGTTGCCAAGGGTGCGGCGGATATGACGCTGACGGACGATAACTTTGCCACGATTGTGGAGGCTGTCCGGGAGGGGCGCGGCATCTATGCCAATATCCGCAAGGTAACAGGCTTTCTGCTTGGAACCAATATCGGCGAGGTGGTGCTGGTATTTGTGGCGATGCTGCTCTGGCACAAATCGCCGCTGATGAGTATGCAGCTTTTATGGATTAACCTGGTGACGGACAGCCTGCCCGCGATCGCCCTCGGTATGGAGGCGGTGGAGCCGGATGTCATGAACCGTAAGCCCAGACCGAAAAACGAGAGCCTGTTTTCGCACGGGCTTGGAATCCGCGTAGTATTGCAGGGCATTATGTTCGGTACGCTTTCCTTAATTGCTTACTGGCTGGGAGAGACGCAGACCGCGTCCGTGGCAGGCGGACAGACAATGGCGTTTATGGTGCTGGCGTTCTCGCAGGTAATCCATGCGTTTAATATGCGCTCGCATCATTCCCTGTTTAAGACCGGGGTGTTTACCAACCATAACCTTAACCGTGCAGTGCTGATTTCCGCTGCACTGGTCTGTCTGGTTCTGTTTACACCGCTGCGCACGGCCTTCGGACTGGTTCTGCTTCCGGGGAAGCTGTATCTGCAGGCTGCCGGTCTGATTTTTGTACCGCTGCTGGTGATGGAGCTGTCAAAGGCGGTCGGACTGGTAAAAGAATAA
- a CDS encoding AI-2E family transporter — protein MFFDNSEQRKQLSKWVIGTVAACILIFLGVRYISEIAYAVSWMLDLLEPLLAGMIAALVLNVPLCFIERHLFRKNPTPRKERARRPLAIVLSLILVLGIFISVAVLVIPELVNAVAAVSSAVVELLDELAALENSADFSEIPFGEYLSRIDIDWIRLRGDLENVLKQLGNSILNKAGGAISIAVSSVVNGIVGFVFAIYILANKEKLSRQVRRLIRVWLPEKVGAGIIHVASVCGGVFHLFIAGQTTEAIILGTLCTIGMLILRMPYAPMVGALVSVTALIPYVGGFIAAFIGAFLILTESPVKAVVFVIFFIALQQVEGNLIYPRVVGAKVNLPSMWVLAAITIGGSLGGPIGMLLGVPTVASAYKLLKEATDKRERRMQ, from the coding sequence ATGTTTTTTGATAACAGTGAGCAGCGCAAGCAGCTTTCGAAATGGGTTATCGGCACTGTGGCCGCCTGTATTCTTATTTTTCTCGGCGTCCGTTATATTTCAGAAATCGCTTACGCTGTTTCCTGGATGCTTGATTTACTGGAGCCGCTGCTGGCAGGCATGATCGCAGCGCTGGTTCTGAATGTTCCGCTGTGCTTCATCGAGCGGCACTTATTCAGAAAGAATCCGACGCCCCGGAAGGAGCGGGCAAGGCGTCCGCTGGCAATCGTGCTTTCCCTGATTCTGGTACTGGGGATATTTATCAGCGTCGCGGTTCTGGTGATACCGGAGCTGGTCAATGCAGTAGCGGCAGTGTCCTCTGCGGTGGTCGAGCTGCTGGATGAGCTGGCGGCACTGGAGAACAGCGCCGACTTTTCGGAAATACCGTTTGGCGAGTATCTTTCCCGCATCGATATTGACTGGATACGTCTGCGGGGAGATTTGGAGAACGTTTTAAAGCAGCTTGGCAATTCCATTCTCAATAAAGCCGGCGGAGCAATCAGCATTGCTGTTTCCTCTGTGGTCAACGGCATTGTCGGCTTTGTGTTTGCCATTTATATTCTGGCAAACAAGGAAAAGCTCAGCAGACAGGTGCGCAGATTAATCCGTGTCTGGCTGCCGGAAAAAGTGGGAGCGGGAATTATACATGTGGCTTCTGTCTGCGGCGGCGTTTTTCATCTTTTTATTGCAGGACAGACAACAGAGGCAATCATTCTGGGCACACTCTGTACGATAGGGATGCTGATTCTCCGTATGCCTTACGCGCCGATGGTCGGGGCGCTTGTGAGCGTCACCGCTCTGATCCCGTACGTCGGAGGATTTATTGCCGCTTTTATCGGGGCTTTTTTGATTCTGACTGAAAGCCCGGTCAAGGCGGTGGTGTTTGTCATTTTCTTCATAGCACTGCAGCAGGTGGAAGGAAATCTGATATATCCGAGGGTAGTCGGGGCAAAAGTAAATTTGCCGAGCATGTGGGTGCTGGCGGCAATCACGATTGGCGGCAGCCTTGGCGGTCCGATTGGAATGCTTCTGGGGGTTCCTACGGTTGCGTCAGCATATAAATTATTGAAGGAAGCGACCGATAAACGGGAGCGCAGAATGCAGTAG
- a CDS encoding HAD-IC family P-type ATPase encodes MTAHAKTREEVVQELNSDQLHGLSQEQAAEKYALYGENKLREKKKKTNLQRFFAQFKDVMILILLAAAAVSFVVACLEGDAEGFFEPVLILLIVVLNAIMGVVQESRAEKALEALKGLSAPHARVIRGGEEAVINAAELVPGDIIRLEAGDFVPADARLLHSVSLKSEESALTGESVPAEKDAEAIIEEKAPLGDRVNMVFSGCSITYGTATAVVTATGMDENPHTAGAGHALQRRLGDIPRDKGTAHRGPDGDRHRTGGLQQRDAEGAA; translated from the coding sequence TTGACAGCACACGCAAAAACACGGGAGGAAGTAGTACAGGAGCTGAACTCCGACCAGCTACACGGATTAAGCCAGGAGCAGGCTGCGGAAAAGTACGCTTTGTATGGAGAAAACAAGCTGCGCGAAAAAAAGAAAAAGACCAATCTGCAGCGGTTTTTTGCGCAGTTTAAGGACGTCATGATACTGATTCTGCTGGCGGCAGCAGCAGTTTCCTTCGTCGTCGCCTGTCTGGAGGGCGATGCCGAAGGCTTTTTTGAACCGGTCCTGATTCTGCTGATTGTGGTTTTAAATGCCATTATGGGCGTCGTTCAGGAGAGCAGGGCGGAAAAAGCACTGGAAGCGCTGAAGGGTCTGTCGGCGCCGCACGCGCGGGTAATCCGCGGCGGTGAGGAAGCGGTGATCAATGCGGCAGAGCTTGTGCCCGGCGATATTATCCGGCTGGAGGCGGGGGATTTTGTCCCGGCTGACGCCAGGCTGCTGCATAGCGTGAGCCTGAAAAGTGAGGAATCCGCCCTTACCGGAGAGTCGGTTCCTGCCGAAAAAGATGCGGAGGCTATCATAGAGGAAAAGGCGCCCCTGGGAGACCGCGTGAATATGGTGTTCTCCGGCTGCTCCATTACCTACGGTACGGCAACTGCTGTTGTCACAGCCACCGGAATGGATGAAAATCCGCACACTGCTGGAGCTGGGCACGCTCTGCAGCGACGGCTCGGTGATATTCCACGGGACAAAGGAACAGCACATCGGGGACCCGACGGAGACCGCCATCGTACTGGCGGCTTACAACAACGGGATGCCGAAGGAGCAGCTTAA
- a CDS encoding alpha/beta hydrolase-fold protein, with amino-acid sequence MKAGNKWIAALCSAAMVASMAAGVAAEEAAPAETEVAEETVATEPERAAQVLVAEEKVEDTNGEPGIRKVYTVNHIYGDGQKVSNVIIEYNTAIAADSLSTDTYEVKDRTITAVHTNSEREVTEENAEGNYVVLDLEIQSPILDDKYATDGRIQGMTVIDSATVIQHQDVTAIDGTVIAGSEEEHSTSAGDGGIMGNDAVITPDMDKFDDNHYYNDPDSHTVLHYNFFKPEGYAESGETYPLVLFIPDASAVGDSWEYILQQGNGGTVWTSEEWQAENPCFVVTMIYADKYINDYWEYYEDYMFGTMNLIRDLEEKYPIDTGRVYTTGQSMGCMASMVMMEKDPELFTAAYIMAGQWDPEQVKDIKDQNLLLLVSEDDPACERLDKNVAKWEEEGGVVARATFEGIASPEEQAAVIDEALSSDANICYLKIATGTGSMDLEGNALNGSHRMTWRLGYDLPGVKEWLFAQTK; translated from the coding sequence ATGAAAGCAGGAAACAAGTGGATTGCAGCATTATGTTCGGCGGCAATGGTTGCCTCGATGGCAGCAGGAGTAGCAGCGGAGGAGGCAGCGCCAGCGGAGACGGAGGTCGCAGAGGAAACCGTTGCGACAGAACCGGAAAGAGCGGCACAGGTACTCGTTGCGGAGGAAAAGGTGGAGGATACAAATGGTGAGCCGGGTATCCGCAAGGTATATACGGTGAACCATATTTACGGCGACGGACAGAAGGTATCCAATGTCATCATCGAGTACAATACGGCGATTGCGGCGGACAGTCTTTCAACAGATACCTACGAAGTGAAGGACAGAACGATTACTGCAGTTCACACAAACAGTGAGCGCGAAGTCACCGAAGAAAATGCGGAAGGAAATTATGTGGTACTCGATTTGGAAATCCAGAGCCCGATTCTTGACGATAAGTATGCGACAGACGGCAGAATCCAGGGAATGACAGTAATCGACAGCGCAACCGTTATCCAGCATCAGGATGTCACGGCAATCGACGGAACGGTTATTGCGGGAAGCGAGGAGGAGCATTCCACATCAGCCGGGGACGGCGGCATCATGGGCAACGATGCGGTAATTACGCCGGATATGGATAAATTTGATGATAATCATTATTACAATGACCCGGACAGCCACACGGTTCTGCATTACAACTTCTTCAAACCGGAAGGGTATGCGGAATCCGGAGAAACCTATCCGTTGGTTCTCTTTATCCCGGATGCAAGCGCGGTTGGCGACAGCTGGGAATACATCCTGCAGCAGGGCAACGGCGGTACCGTATGGACCTCCGAAGAGTGGCAGGCAGAAAATCCGTGCTTCGTGGTTACGATGATTTATGCAGATAAATACATCAACGATTACTGGGAATATTATGAGGATTATATGTTCGGAACCATGAATCTGATACGCGACCTTGAAGAAAAATACCCGATTGATACCGGAAGAGTTTACACGACCGGTCAGTCGATGGGCTGCATGGCTTCTATGGTAATGATGGAGAAGGACCCGGAGCTGTTTACGGCGGCGTATATTATGGCGGGACAGTGGGACCCGGAGCAGGTAAAGGATATCAAGGACCAGAACCTTCTGCTTCTCGTTTCCGAGGACGACCCGGCATGTGAAAGACTGGATAAGAATGTTGCAAAATGGGAAGAGGAAGGCGGCGTTGTCGCAAGAGCAACCTTTGAGGGAATTGCCTCTCCGGAAGAGCAGGCGGCGGTCATCGACGAGGCTCTTTCCTCGGATGCCAATATCTGCTATCTGAAGATTGCGACAGGCACCGGAAGCATGGACCTGGAGGGCAATGCGCTGAACGGAAGCCACAGAATGACCTGGAGACTTGGCTATGATTTGCCGGGCGTGAAGGAGTGGCTGTTCGCACAGACAAAGTAA
- the nifH gene encoding nitrogenase iron protein: protein MRQIAIYGKGGIGKSTTTQNLAAALAERGKKLMLIGCDPKADSTRLILGGLAKATVLDTMREKEEEDITIEDLMSVGFGGIRAVESGGPEPGVGCAGRGIVTAINMLENLGAYEEELDYVFYDVLGDVVCGGFAMPIREGKAQEIYIVCSGEMMSLYAANNICKGIRRYAASGKTKLGGLICNSRLVDNERALVQEFAAKLNTQLIYFLPRNNIVQRAECKRMTVIEYDPECGQACEYRALAEKIETNTTYSIPTPLQPEELEVLLEKYMNYEN, encoded by the coding sequence ATGAGACAGATAGCAATTTACGGCAAGGGCGGAATCGGAAAATCGACCACAACCCAGAATCTGGCGGCGGCGCTGGCGGAGCGCGGAAAAAAGCTGATGCTGATCGGATGCGACCCGAAAGCGGATTCCACACGGCTGATCCTGGGCGGTTTGGCGAAGGCAACGGTGCTGGACACCATGCGGGAGAAGGAAGAGGAAGATATCACAATAGAAGACCTGATGAGTGTGGGATTTGGAGGAATCCGGGCGGTAGAATCGGGAGGACCGGAGCCGGGCGTGGGCTGCGCCGGACGGGGGATCGTCACGGCGATCAACATGCTGGAGAATCTTGGAGCTTACGAAGAAGAGCTGGATTATGTATTTTATGATGTTCTGGGCGATGTAGTCTGCGGAGGCTTTGCGATGCCTATCCGGGAAGGAAAGGCGCAGGAAATCTATATTGTCTGCTCCGGGGAAATGATGTCTCTGTATGCGGCAAATAATATTTGTAAAGGAATCCGGCGGTATGCTGCTTCCGGCAAAACAAAGCTGGGCGGATTAATCTGCAATTCCCGCCTGGTGGATAACGAGCGGGCTCTCGTGCAGGAATTTGCAGCGAAGCTGAACACGCAGCTTATATATTTCCTGCCGAGAAATAATATCGTACAGCGTGCGGAATGTAAACGAATGACGGTTATTGAATACGACCCGGAATGCGGACAGGCGTGCGAATACCGGGCGCTGGCGGAAAAAATAGAGACAAATACAACATACAGTATTCCGACACCGCTGCAGCCGGAGGAGCTGGAGGTACTGCTGGAAAAATATATGAATTATGAAAATTGA
- a CDS encoding ABC transporter permease, whose product MTRYVVKRLLIMIPTLLAVGIIMFTLMNFVPGDPAQLALGSGVHTEAEIEAKRVALGLDRPFVVRLGEYVTNIFTKFDFGKSLIDGTDIKWELMKRFPHTAKIAIFSIILTVVVGLPLGIYTAVHANSAGDRISLFITLLFDCMPSFWTALMLVLLFSLKLKWFPSSGAKSLIYFVLPTIANSLGGLAGFTRQVRASMLEVVQSDYVTTARAKGLPERDVIYGHALPNALIPILTVIGMRFGSMLGGATIIEVVFSIPGIGQYLVNSINNRDYNACTGGIIFIAFTFALVMLLTDLLYAFVDPRIKAQYVSSNKKKVK is encoded by the coding sequence ATGACACGATATGTTGTAAAGCGACTGCTGATAATGATTCCGACGCTGCTCGCGGTTGGTATTATTATGTTTACTCTGATGAACTTCGTTCCGGGCGACCCCGCACAGCTTGCTCTGGGGTCGGGTGTACATACCGAGGCGGAGATAGAGGCGAAACGTGTAGCGCTTGGTCTTGACAGACCGTTTGTGGTCAGACTGGGCGAGTACGTAACGAATATTTTTACAAAGTTTGATTTCGGCAAGTCTCTGATTGACGGCACAGATATTAAATGGGAGCTGATGAAACGATTCCCGCACACCGCCAAGATAGCGATTTTCAGTATTATACTGACCGTCGTGGTGGGCCTGCCGCTGGGCATTTATACAGCGGTACATGCGAACTCCGCAGGCGACCGGATCTCGCTGTTTATAACCTTGCTGTTTGACTGTATGCCGAGCTTCTGGACGGCGCTGATGCTGGTGCTGCTCTTCTCGCTGAAGCTGAAATGGTTCCCGTCTTCGGGGGCAAAATCACTGATATATTTTGTCCTGCCGACGATAGCCAACTCGCTGGGCGGTCTCGCCGGCTTTACCAGACAGGTACGTGCCAGTATGCTGGAGGTCGTGCAGTCGGATTACGTGACCACCGCAAGGGCAAAGGGGCTTCCGGAAAGAGACGTTATCTACGGACATGCGCTTCCGAACGCGCTGATTCCGATTCTTACCGTAATTGGTATGCGGTTTGGCTCCATGCTGGGCGGCGCGACCATCATCGAGGTCGTATTTTCCATCCCCGGCATCGGACAGTATCTGGTAAACAGCATCAATAACCGGGACTACAACGCATGTACCGGCGGAATTATATTTATCGCGTTTACTTTCGCGCTGGTCATGCTGCTGACAGATTTGCTGTACGCTTTTGTAGACCCGCGCATCAAGGCACAGTATGTATCCTCAAATAAAAAGAAGGTGAAATAA
- a CDS encoding ABC transporter substrate-binding protein produces MKRKTIMALLMASAMAFGTCATAFASEVQIDSAVPTEAATQAGKVVVAVDDDSFTIGPWGSDSAVRDWTENTIWAHLCHRPFVGAMLENGELQMNAAKSVTKVDDATYEVELFDNIVDSQGNAITASDVVFSYNNLAELGFVSEISLYYDSAEATGDYTLTIKLKDTSEGAIEAVLCGCSIANEAWYTGASEDEVNSNPATTGAYIVTDMVTGSGVTLEAKDDYWKTEDRADVEFTNVKEIELRCITEASSRTIALENGEVDMAEVSSDEVGRFEDNEDYNVTKYLNGMTQYLIFNCSEGSIFDDVNVRQGVAHAFDAYNMSLSAGEVVLSHDVAPNLATDYVDAWDEEEYFTYDIEKAKEYLAAAGYDESNPLEFSFLNSSQAPQQPYVALQAMFAEANINMIIDSQDRAARQAIQNDPTAWDMPEYSNSIVDFTTTFWNDLFGGDSNQCFVQDEKLQELLATAIADRSEENLDAFHDYVMEQAYIVGCYTEVRSIVTTAGLTDVCIQKLNPVLNAMTFTEDYVSVEG; encoded by the coding sequence ATGAAAAGAAAAACTATTATGGCGTTACTTATGGCATCCGCAATGGCATTCGGCACATGCGCTACCGCATTCGCATCAGAGGTACAGATTGATTCCGCTGTTCCGACAGAAGCGGCAACCCAGGCGGGCAAGGTAGTCGTAGCGGTAGATGACGACTCCTTCACGATCGGACCGTGGGGAAGCGATTCCGCAGTGCGTGACTGGACAGAGAACACGATCTGGGCGCACCTCTGTCACCGTCCGTTTGTAGGCGCTATGCTGGAAAACGGCGAGCTTCAGATGAACGCTGCAAAGTCTGTTACAAAGGTAGACGATGCAACTTATGAGGTAGAGCTCTTCGACAACATCGTCGACAGCCAGGGCAATGCGATTACCGCTTCCGACGTAGTGTTCAGCTACAACAACCTGGCTGAGCTGGGCTTCGTATCCGAGATTTCCCTGTATTATGACAGCGCAGAAGCAACCGGCGACTACACACTGACCATCAAACTGAAAGATACCAGCGAGGGTGCTATCGAAGCGGTTCTGTGCGGCTGCTCCATCGCAAATGAGGCTTGGTACACAGGTGCTTCTGAAGATGAAGTTAACTCCAATCCGGCTACCACAGGCGCTTACATCGTAACCGATATGGTTACCGGCTCCGGCGTGACACTGGAAGCAAAGGATGACTACTGGAAAACAGAGGACAGAGCAGACGTTGAGTTTACAAACGTAAAGGAAATCGAGCTCCGCTGTATCACAGAGGCTTCCTCCAGAACGATCGCTCTTGAGAACGGCGAAGTTGATATGGCTGAGGTTTCCTCTGACGAAGTAGGACGCTTTGAGGACAATGAAGATTACAATGTAACAAAATATCTCAACGGTATGACACAGTACCTCATCTTCAACTGCAGCGAAGGAAGCATCTTTGATGATGTAAATGTACGTCAGGGTGTTGCTCATGCATTTGATGCATACAATATGTCTCTCTCCGCAGGCGAGGTTGTTCTGAGCCATGACGTAGCTCCGAACCTTGCTACAGACTATGTAGATGCATGGGATGAGGAAGAATACTTCACATACGACATTGAGAAGGCAAAAGAATATCTGGCAGCGGCAGGTTATGATGAGAGCAACCCGCTGGAATTCAGCTTCCTGAACAGCTCCCAGGCTCCGCAGCAGCCGTACGTTGCACTGCAGGCAATGTTCGCAGAGGCAAATATTAACATGATTATCGACAGCCAGGACCGTGCGGCAAGACAGGCTATCCAGAATGACCCGACGGCATGGGATATGCCCGAATATTCAAACTCTATCGTAGACTTCACAACGACATTCTGGAACGACCTCTTCGGCGGCGACAGCAACCAGTGCTTCGTACAGGATGAAAAACTGCAGGAGCTTCTCGCAACGGCAATCGCAGACAGAAGTGAGGAAAATCTGGATGCATTCCACGACTATGTGATGGAGCAGGCTTATATCGTTGGCTGCTACACAGAGGTAAGGTCTATTGTTACAACAGCCGGTCTTACGGATGTCTGCATCCAGAAGCTGAATCCGGTGCTGAATGCCATGACATTCACAGAGGATTATGTATCCGTAGAAGGTTAG
- a CDS encoding LysR family transcriptional regulator: MDISILSEFVSLVETSSFQETAFTMNVSQSALTKHIQKLESELGNLLFDRSARAIKVNEYGKTLYPYAKHIVEIHQDAIVALQELLEDSQNEFAVAYAPVLGQYGLIDLITDFTKKYPEENMRAIETYQPLELLKTKKCDFAFLGENEATDNNFNKMIYKTDHLAVVLPLNHRYADRQNVTLEELAGEKFILHASVTSLPHEETQKFLELCESKHFKPDIAAESQFTSTMVRYVLGGSGIAVLNRLHIPSDVRDHCAVVDIYPTVRSYIYLMYRRKLSCSAATDFLHFVIEKINE; encoded by the coding sequence ATGGACATCAGTATTTTGAGTGAATTTGTCTCTCTGGTGGAAACCAGCAGCTTCCAGGAAACGGCATTTACGATGAATGTTTCTCAGTCTGCGCTTACGAAGCATATCCAGAAGCTGGAGTCGGAGCTTGGGAATTTATTGTTTGACCGCTCGGCAAGGGCGATTAAGGTGAATGAGTACGGCAAGACCCTGTACCCGTACGCAAAGCATATCGTGGAGATTCATCAGGATGCGATTGTTGCTCTGCAGGAGTTATTGGAGGATTCACAGAACGAATTTGCGGTGGCATATGCGCCGGTGCTGGGGCAGTATGGTCTGATTGACCTCATTACGGATTTTACGAAGAAGTATCCGGAGGAAAATATGCGTGCCATTGAGACGTATCAGCCCCTTGAGCTTCTGAAAACCAAAAAATGTGACTTTGCTTTTCTGGGAGAAAATGAGGCGACGGATAACAATTTTAACAAGATGATTTATAAGACGGACCATCTGGCGGTGGTGCTTCCCCTGAATCACAGATATGCGGACAGGCAGAATGTGACGTTGGAGGAGCTGGCGGGCGAGAAATTTATCCTTCATGCCAGCGTCACCAGCCTTCCGCATGAGGAAACGCAGAAATTCCTGGAGCTGTGTGAGAGCAAGCATTTTAAGCCGGATATCGCGGCGGAATCCCAGTTTACTTCCACGATGGTCCGCTATGTGCTGGGAGGCAGCGGCATAGCGGTCTTAAACAGGCTTCACATTCCCTCGGACGTCCGTGATCACTGTGCGGTGGTCGATATATATCCCACGGTGCGTTCTTATATTTATCTTATGTATAGAAGAAAGCTGTCATGTTCTGCGGCGACAGATTTTCTTCACTTTGTAATAGAAAAAATCAACGAATAG
- a CDS encoding nitrogenase component 1: MAKLWKKLPPPMADNFGFIEVLNKTDGMGIIDDCSEYRTSAERRRRHRENGEAQMRVVHTEIGPEDVVSGTRQKVLDAFEDGRRDLTPEFVLLSAGPCSAMIGTDLEEIAETIGQSSGIKAAAVKLSGHKAYDTGISETLLAMAKLLTKPGNICPGSVNILGVTALDWQEENAGALRGWLESQDFSAAMHTTKTSGERFLVAMHTTKTSGEGFLVAMHTTKTSSGRFLVTADFGGAERAENIARAAEAQVNLVVTVSGLAAAKYLKSRYGTPYIAAAPFGKSWTERVLEALESGRQPEQGTAGQKPESGGRSGEPECGRRVTEQEPECSRRVAEQEPECSMQAENMEPEVLIICEQFMGNAIRETLLCDYGMENVRVYTFYMMEKSLEQPGDGRLRSEQEAEKLLKEGGFHTIIADPLLRCFAPEGSRWIDLPHRAFQLYGEHPALPLFFGEHLNKWLDEQLRKTEENI, from the coding sequence ATGGCAAAATTATGGAAAAAGCTGCCGCCTCCGATGGCGGATAATTTTGGATTTATTGAGGTGCTGAATAAAACGGACGGAATGGGAATCATTGATGACTGCTCGGAGTACAGGACAAGTGCAGAGCGCCGGCGGAGACACCGGGAGAACGGGGAGGCGCAGATGCGCGTTGTGCATACGGAAATTGGTCCGGAGGATGTGGTATCCGGCACAAGACAGAAGGTGCTGGACGCATTTGAAGATGGCAGAAGGGATTTGACCCCGGAATTTGTTCTGCTGAGTGCGGGACCCTGCTCCGCGATGATTGGAACGGACCTGGAAGAAATTGCGGAAACTATCGGGCAGAGCAGCGGGATAAAGGCGGCTGCCGTAAAGCTTTCGGGACATAAAGCATATGATACGGGGATATCAGAGACATTGCTTGCTATGGCAAAGCTGCTGACAAAGCCGGGAAATATCTGTCCGGGCAGTGTTAATATTCTGGGCGTGACGGCGCTGGACTGGCAGGAGGAAAATGCCGGGGCGCTGCGCGGCTGGCTGGAAAGCCAGGATTTTTCTGCTGCCATGCATACGACAAAAACATCCGGTGAACGTTTTTTAGTTGCCATGCATACGACAAAAACGTCCGGTGAAGGTTTTTTAGTTGCCATGCATACGACAAAAACGTCCAGTGGACGTTTTTTAGTAACGGCGGACTTTGGCGGGGCAGAGCGGGCGGAAAATATTGCGAGAGCTGCGGAGGCGCAGGTAAATCTTGTGGTAACGGTTTCCGGTCTGGCGGCGGCGAAATATTTAAAAAGCAGATATGGAACGCCTTATATTGCGGCGGCGCCCTTTGGAAAAAGCTGGACGGAGCGCGTACTGGAGGCGCTTGAAAGCGGCAGGCAGCCGGAGCAGGGAACAGCGGGACAGAAACCGGAATCCGGCGGACGGTCCGGAGAGCCGGAATGCGGAAGGCGGGTCACAGAACAGGAGCCGGAATGCAGCAGGCGGGTCGCAGAACAGGAGCCGGAGTGCAGCATGCAGGCAGAAAATATGGAACCGGAGGTTCTGATTATTTGCGAGCAGTTTATGGGAAACGCAATCCGGGAAACGCTGCTTTGCGATTATGGAATGGAAAATGTCCGGGTATATACGTTTTATATGATGGAGAAGTCGCTGGAGCAGCCGGGAGACGGGCGCTTAAGAAGCGAACAGGAGGCGGAAAAGCTTTTGAAAGAAGGTGGCTTCCATACGATTATCGCAGACCCGCTGCTTCGCTGTTTTGCGCCGGAGGGCAGCAGGTGGATAGATCTTCCGCACAGGGCCTTCCAGCTCTACGGGGAGCACCCGGCGCTTCCGCTCTTTTTTGGAGAACACCTGAATAAATGGCTGGATGAACAGTTGAGGAAAACGGAGGAAAATATATGA